The Prevotella sp. E2-28 genome includes the window AGCTAGACCGCGATAACTGCGACTTTGACGCATTGCTGAACAACATGAAGGAAATCTATGGCGAGAAGTGTGTTCCCGTACAGTATCCTATCGCTACGGGTGCAGGATTCAATGCCGTAATTGACGTACTCCTCATGAAGAAATACTCATGGAAACCCGAAGGTGGTGCTCCTATTATCGAGGACATTCCCGCTGAGGAGATGGAAAAAGCCAAGGAGTTGCATGCTGCCCTCGTAGAGGCTGCTGCTGCCAACGACGACACCCTGATGGAGAAGTTCTTTGAGAGCGAGAGTCTTACTGAAGACGAGATGCGCGAGGGTATCCGCAAGGGCCTTGTTACACGCTCTATCTTCCCCGTGTTCTGTGTTTGTGCAGGCCGTGATATGGGTGTACGCCGCTTAATGGAGTTCTTGGGCAACGTTGTTCCTTTCGTTAGCGAAATGCCTAAGGTACGCAACACCCGTGGCGAGGAGGTTACTCCCGATGCAGCAGGTCTTGCCTCTCTTTATTTCTTCAAGACTGGTGTTGAGCCCCATATCGGTGAGGTGCAGTACTTTAAGGTGATGAGCGGAAGCGTGAAGCCTGGTGATGACCTGACTAATGCTGACCGTGGTTCAAAGGAGCGCATTGGTACTATCTATGCTTGTGCAGGTGCCAACCGTATCCCTGTGGACGAGTTGAAGGCTGGTGATATTGGCTGTACCGTGAAGTTGAAGGATGTGAAGACTGGTAATGCTCTGAACGGTAAGGACTGCGAGTGGCGTTACGACTTCATCAAGTATCCTAACTCTAAGTACTCTCGTGCTATTAAGGCTCAGAACGAGGCCGAGACCGAGAAGATGATGGTGGCTCTGACCAAGATGCGTCAGGAGGATCCCACATGGGTTGTTGAGCAAAGTAAGGAGCTCCGTCAGATTATCGTTCACGGACAGGGTGAGTTCCACCTGCGCACCTTGAAGTGGCGTATGGAGAACAACGAGAAGATTAAGATTGACTATCTGGAGCCAAAGATTCCATATCGTGAGACCATTACGAAGATGGCTCGTGCCGACTATCGTCATAAGAAGCAGTCGGGTGGTGCCGGTCAGTTTGGTGAGGTTCACCTCATTGTAGAGCCTTATGCTGACGGTATGCCTGATCCCACTTCATTCACCATCAATGGTCAGGAGTTCAAGATGAACATCAAGTCTAAGGAAGAGAAAGACCTGGAATGGGGCGGAAAGCTCGTATTCATCAACTCTGTGGTGGGTGGTGCTATTGATATGCGCTTCATGCCCGCTATCCTGAAGGGTATCATGGAGCGTATGGAGCAGGGCCCATTGACAGGTTCTTATGCTCGCGACGTACGTGTTATCGTATATGATGGTAAGATGCACCCCGTTGACTCTAACGAGTTGTCATTCATGTTGGCTGCACGCAATGCCTTCAGCGCTGCTTTCCGCGAGGCAGGTCCTAAGGTGTTGGAGCCTATCTATGACCTTGAGGTTTACGTGCCCTCTGACTATATGGGTGACGTGATGTCTGACCTGCAGGGACGTCGTGCTATCATTATGGGAATGGATTCCGAGGCTGGTTATCAGAAGCTTTCTGCCAAGATTCCTTTGAAGGAACTCTCAAGCTATTCTATTGCATTGAGTTCTATCACTGGCGGACGTGCTTCGTTCTCTACCAAGTTTGCCTCTTACGAACTGGTGCCCAACGACATTCAGCAGCAGCTCATCAAGGAGCACGAGGCAGAACTCAAGGACGAGGATTAAACTCGCAGCTCTGTATATACACAAAAGGATGCGCCTAACGGTGCATCCTTTTTTCTTCTATTTAGAAAAACTAATTAATATAGATTCTCCAGTCTTACGTCGTGTTCCTGACGCAGATAGGCAGAACGTATCACAATGGCGCGACTCCATTCTGCATTCATCAGGTTAGTAAGTGGCAGGTCTAGTTTCCAACTTCCTTGAGCCTCAAGACGGTCAATCATAACACCAACACTAAGATTGTTCAGACTCTCGGCAGGTACAAATGTTGATATGCCTCCTTTTTCGTCAGAAGAAACCTCGATGACCAGTTTGGCTTCAGCAAGTTTGTAAAGCAAATCATTGACAATACGGATAGGAATACCTGTCTCAATACGAAGATCGTCAGCTGAAGGCGCCGTTTTCCCATCAGCAAATCGTTTGCAGATACGCGACATGAGTATTGCGGAAATCATCAGCTGATAGCGATGGGAAATATCATCGGTATGGGCATCATAGTCGTAGAAATCCAGATTCTGGGAAGTATAGGTCAGTTCGGCACCAAAAAGACAGATAGTCCACGAAATCTGTACCCAGAGCATAAACAGAGGGAGTGCGGCAAAAGATCCGTAGATAGCGTTGTAACCCGTAACCCACATCTGTGAATGGATATATACAAACTGTACAACCTGCATCGCTATACCTGATAAGAGACCTGGAACAATAGCGTTTTTCACCTTCACATGTGTGTTGGGCATGAAGACGTAAAGGCTGATGAATAGCAGGGACATCAGGAAGTAGGGGGCAGCATCAATCATGAATCTAATGGTAGAGCCAAGAAGCATGAACCCATCCATAGAATTAGCCATTGTGGCCAAGAAGAGGCTAAGACCTGATGATACTACAATGAGGATGGGGAAGAGGAAGAACATTGCCAGATAGTCCGTAATGGTACGGAAGATGCTACGTTTCTTCTTTACCTGCCATATCTCGTTAAAAGTCAGCTCGATGTTGTTCACCAGCATCATTACTGTGTAGAGCATGAACACCAAACCGACACCCAGGAAAATGCCACTCTTGGTATGTACCAGATAACTGTTTACAAAACTGATGAGCACTTCAGCCACTTGCGGTTGAGATGAGAATGCATCGCGGAACCATACCTCTATATACTTATTATAGCCGAAACCTCGGGCTATGGCGAACACCACAGCCAGTATGGGCACTATAGCCAAGAGGGTAGAGTAGGTAAGGGCAGATGCTTGATTCATCACCCGTTTGGTTGTAAAAAAGCGAATAGCTAACGAAGCAATCTTGATGACTTCGTAAACCACACGACGCACAGGCGACAACTCCTCATCGGGAATACGCCAAATATCTACTTGTAGGAAATGTATCAGTTTCTTCACACTCAAAACCTCAAACCTCAAATATTAAATCTCAAGAAAAAGAAAGCATTGTCCCTATAAGCCGGGTTCTGTGCCAGTATTAGTACTGGTGCCTGCCATTTATCTACTACGCACGTCACCATGCGTCTCTAGCGTTCTACCCTCCATCGCATCCCTTGCGGAAACTCGGGCGAGCAACCCTAACATGGCGATGGTATACATGAACTTGCGGCCTCCAGTGGGAACAGCACAACGATCACCCGCTGCCTGGTGGTCTCTTACACCACCTTCTCACCCTTACCCCTTGCGGAGCGGTAATTTTCTTCTTCCCTAACCAACTGTCACCAATTGCTTCTACTTTCAGAAGTGGAGTGCCCTATGCCGCCCGGACTTTCCTCTCGCCTCTCCTTTCAGAAACGCCAGCGGCAAGCCAGGACAGTGCTTTCGGACTGCAAAGTTACGAAAAAGTGAGTGAAATGCAAAAGAATTCATTCTTTTTTTATCCCTGCATTATAGCCGCCCCTTATCAAGGGGCTCTAAATCTTTTCATTTCCGAGATATAGTAACTTCGGCGAAGCCAATGTTACGAAAAAGTGAGTGAAATGCAAAAGTAAAAAGATTCTTTTTTCGATTTCACCATCACCGTAAATTATTCATTCACAACGTATTTAGGTGAAACCCATTTTGAAGGCTTCCGAACTCGGTAAGTTAAAGCTCACAACTCGGCAAGTTGGACATCATAACTCGGCGAGTTAGAGTTGCTAACTCTAAGACTTATGAAAATAACTCTTAGACTTATAATCGTAACTCTAAGACTTATTTTTCTAACTCTAAGGTTTATGTAATATTAGCGCGCAGAAATGAGGCTTCACCACATCTTTTTGACTCTCATATATTTGTAGTGAATGTGAAACCCTTTTGCAATGTGTTTTCTTTTTGTGTATGTTTTCAATTTGTTTCAGAATAGGTAATAGGTTAGTTGTGTTTTTCAAAATTAATCTGTACCTTTCACATCGTATGAAACCGATAATCATTGAAGATTGTATATTTGACTTTGACCCTTGTGTAGAAGATGGACCTGTGTGGATGGCAGCAGAGACCCCATGGAGAGGTATGGCTGACGAACTGCAGGAACTACATTATAAAAAAGGTGCCCAGTTTATCAGACAATTAAAACTAATTATCCATTCTGGAGAGTTCCGTCCAATTGATGGTGAGACTAATATTTATAGTGTCATTACCGAAATTAGTGATGATTTCGATAACCTGATTAATGCAGCGCGCAAGGCTGTTGAGCATAGTTATCGTGTATATATACTGCCTAATCCGAGGAGTTGTCGAACAGCCGATTTAATTTTTGAAAGGAAAGGTATCCTCGGACTCTATGATCTGAAAACCGTTTATGGAAAAGGTTCGGTAGGTACACAATTGCTTGATTCCATTGGACAGACCAATCGCGTGTTACTGAATATGCAATCAGACTATAATGCGCGTTTGTTGGCTGCTGATATCAAAACTTATTTTGAAACAAACCGCGAAGCTATTGAGGTGCTAATATTTAAGGGTAACAAGCATATTACCATCAAACGTGGTTTGGCTTGTAATCCAAGCTTCAACCGCATATTCAGAAAACTATATGAAAATAAAAGCCACCCTTAGAGGTGGCTTTTAAATGGAGCAGGGGCGATAAGGTCTTACTCCCCGCACTCAGCGGCGTAGTCAAAACTAAAGTTCTGACGTTGTAAAGATAGGTATTTTTTTGTTTATCTTCCAAACTTTTTCCCATTTTTTTCTATTTAGACTATAAATGAAATTTGTATCTTTGCAGTAGCATAAATAACACAGGAATCACGGGGGCAGACTGTCCCCTTGATTCATTAGGAGTGCAAATTCTCCTTCCAAGATAATAATGCCTTGATATAAGTTTCGTAAGGATTATTGCGAAACTTTTTTGCTTTTGTGCCTTCTATCATCATGTAGATAAGGTAAATTATCGTACAAATAAGGAACCCTGACGCATAGGCATACATTGCCATGTTACTGCTTTTAACGAAGAGGCTAAACAATGCGACAGGAATTACAAAGGCCAAACAAAAAATTAGTAAACGATACCTTTTCCATGAATCTTTGAAATCTTCGAATTTCTGTTTCTTTTCCAGATATTCTTCGAAGGCTTTTTCTGTGATATGATAGTTCTCAATTTTTGGTAGGGTAGGATCGTCCTTGTAGTCCGTGCGGATATCCCAGATTTGTCCTTGAATGGATTCCAAGGATATATGATCAATATATGAGCGGTCTATTTGAAACATGGTTTAGGGGGTATTAAAAAAGGAGTTAGAGGTTGCCCCCTAACTCCTTTTATAGATAATGTAATTAGCAGAGCTTACGTGAACCGTCACCGATAACTACGTCGTAAACCTTGGGTTCGTGACCGTACTTAGCGTTGAACTTCTGCTTGGCAGTCTCAATGAACTGTTTGTAAAGGTCGTTGCGTACCAAGTTGATGGTGCAACCACCAAAGCCGCCACCCATGATACGAGAACCTGTAACACCGCATTCCTTAGCAATATCGTTCAGGAAGTCGAGCTCTTCGCAAGATACCTCGTAATCCTTTGACAGGCCTTCGTGAGTCTTGTACATCATTTCACCTACCTTCTCGTAGTCGCCTTCGTTCAGAGCGTCGCAGACAGCGAGTACGCGGTCTTTCTCGCCCAGCACGAACTTTGCGCGCTTGTAGTCCTCTTCGCCTACTTCAGCCTTCACTTCCTCAAGCTGCTCCCATGTGCAGTCGCGCAGGGTCTCAAACTTACCCTCTGGGTGCTTAGCCTGAATGTGCTTCACTACATTCTCGCAGCTGTTGCGGCGATCATTGTAGGGAGAGCCTGCCAACTGGTGCTTCACAACAGAGTCGAGCAGAACCAGACGATAGCCATCAGGCTTGAATGGGAAGTATTCGAACTCGCGGCTACGGCAATCCAGACGCATCAGGCAGCCTGCCTTACCGAATACAGAGGCAAACTGGTCCATGATACCGCAGTTTACACCGCAGTAGTTGTGCTCAGTAGCCTGACCAGCCAGCACCATATCCCACTGTGAAACCTTGTTTTCGCCAAAGAGGTCGTTCAGACCGCAAGCGAAGCAGCTCTCCATAGCAGCACTTGAAGACATACCAGCGCCAAGGGGCACATCACCAGCAAAAGCAATGTTGAAGCCCTTTACGGGAACGCCCAGCTTCTTCATCTCCAGAGAAATACCGTAGATATAGCGAGCCCAAGATGCGGTGGGACCAGCAGGGTCATTCAGCTTAAAATCTACACGATCCTTCAGGTCAATGGCATAAGCCATAACAGTGTCTTCTGTTCCATTGGGACGCATCTCTGCGATGATACCTTTATCTACTGCTCCGGGGAATACAAATCCGCCGTTATAGTCGGTGTGCTCACCAATCAGATTGATACGACCGGGAGATGCATATACATTTCCTGTTTTTCCGTCGAAATGCTTGATGAAGCGACTTCTTACAAATTCAATGTCCATCATAATTCAATAGTATTAATTAGTTATTATTAGTAATAGGTTATAAGAACTTATTTCACGTTAATGCCAATCTTACTACCCCAGTTGCAGAACCAGATGATGTAAGCGTAGAATACGAACATGGCGCAGAGAGCAACGATAACGCCAGCAGCGTCAACGATAGCACCCATCACAGGCATCAGCAGAGCACCGCCAATTACACCAGTGTTAATTACACCAGAAGCAGCCTTGGTGTGAGGACCAAGCTCCTGCAGGCCGAGGTTGAAGATAAGAGGCCACATCACAGAGTGGAATAGACCTGCAGCCAGCATCAACCAGATACCAACCATTGAAGAAGCAAAGATTAGCGATAGACCGATGCAGATTGCACCGAGACATAAGCAGGCTGTCAGTAACTTACGAGGCTCAAACTTAGTCAGGATACCAGCACCGATGAAACGTCCAACCATCATACCACCCCAATAGAATGCCAGATAGTTTGTTGCCAGTGCTGCACACTCAGCAGGATTCATGTCTGGATAGAGCAGTGAGAAACGGTAGGGGAGCATAGAGGGAACACCAATCTCGACACCCATATACATAAAGATTGCAAGAGCGCCCAGCCATACGTGTGCATACTTGAAAACGCTGGATTTGTATTCTTTCTTCTCTCCGCTTTCTTCTTCAGCCTGTTTGCCTTCGTCAATTTTCGGCAGCTTCAGGAATACCAGAATACCGCAGATAATCAGCGTAAAGATACCGAGGCCCAAGAAAGGTCCAGGAACTGCATCAGGCGTAGGAGCCTGACCTGCGATGATGATAGTGGTAATGAAGATAGGAGCCACCGTTGTAGCTACAGAGTTCAAAGCTTGTGACAATGTCATGCGGAAAGCGCCAGACTCAGGTTTACCAAGCACCATCACATAAGGATTGGCCACATTCTGCAGCATCACAACACCCATTGCTACGATACACATAGACAGCAGGAATACGATGTACACGTTGGCACCAGCACCGATTGCCCAGTTGATTCCAAATGAGTTGATGACGAAACCGATACCAGCTACGGCAAGACCAAGCAGCAAAGTTCCTTTATAGCCAATTTTGCTCATCAACATAGCAAATGGGATAGCCAACAGATAGGCTCCGTAGAATGCAGTGTTGACATACTGACCTTGCTGGGCAGAAAGGTTAAATGCCTCTGAAAGGAAGGCAATCATCGAATTGTTCATTGTTGTAATGAATCCAATGAGGAAACATACAATGAACACAATAATCAGAGGAAATAAGTAACTCTGGGTTTGTTTTTGTGACATTTTATTATTCGTTTTATAAGTAATTGTTAGTATTTCTAAAAACGTGGTTTAGCCACCGTAAACACACTACTTACTTCACGTTAAGTATTCTAATTTACGATGGCTAAACTGTATTCGGATTATTCGACAACGCCGAACTTATAAATAGTCTTCTGCTTGTAGCGCTCTCCTGGGTTCAGTACTACGCTGGGGAAGTAAGGACGGTTAGGAGAGTCGGGGAAGTGCTGTGTCTCCAGACATACTGCTGAGCGACGTGGGAATGTAGCACCGTTGGCACCCTTGTAGCCCTCCAGGTAGTTACCTGTGTAGAGCTGCATACCAGGCTCTGTGGTCCAGCACTCCATTGTGCGTCCGCTCTTAGGCTCTGTCAGACGGGCTGCGAAGCTCAGCTCGCCTTCCTCCTGCTTGTTCAGCACATAGTTGTGGTCGTAGCCGTTACCGAACTTAATCTGTTCATTATCAGCATCAATCTCCTTGCCGATAGCCTTGGGCTGACGGAAGTCGAATGGGGTGCCTTCTACCTTCAGAATCTCACCCGTAGGAATAGCTGTAGCGTCTGTGGGCAGATAGAAATCGGCATTGATTTCGCAAATCAGATCGTCGATTGTTGGCGTAGGATCTGCTGTGCCTGCCAGTGAGAAGAAAGCGTGGTGTGTCAGGTTTACTACGGTCTTCTTGTTTGTAGTAGCCAGATACTCCAGAACGAGCTCGTTGTTGTCAGTAAAGGTGAATTCTACAGTGACGTCGAGTTCGCCTGTGTAGCCTTCCTCACCGTATGAAGAAACGCGGTGCAGAGCCAGTGAACGGGGACCCATCTGACGGGCATCCCATACCTTGGCGTTGAAACCCTTCAAACCGCCATGTAAGTGGTTGGGACCGTTATTGATAGCTACTTGATACTCTTTGCCATTCAGAATGAACGTGCCCTTGCAGATACGGTTGCCCCAACGA containing:
- a CDS encoding translation factor GTPase family protein, whose product is MKVYQTNEIKNIALLGSAGSGKTTLAEAMVYEAGIIKRRGTVEGKNTMSDYFPVEQEYGYSVFSTVFHVEWNNKKLNIIDCPGSDDFVGGAITALNVTDQAVILINGQYGPEVGTQNAFRYTDKLQKPVIFLVNQLDRDNCDFDALLNNMKEIYGEKCVPVQYPIATGAGFNAVIDVLLMKKYSWKPEGGAPIIEDIPAEEMEKAKELHAALVEAAAANDDTLMEKFFESESLTEDEMREGIRKGLVTRSIFPVFCVCAGRDMGVRRLMEFLGNVVPFVSEMPKVRNTRGEEVTPDAAGLASLYFFKTGVEPHIGEVQYFKVMSGSVKPGDDLTNADRGSKERIGTIYACAGANRIPVDELKAGDIGCTVKLKDVKTGNALNGKDCEWRYDFIKYPNSKYSRAIKAQNEAETEKMMVALTKMRQEDPTWVVEQSKELRQIIVHGQGEFHLRTLKWRMENNEKIKIDYLEPKIPYRETITKMARADYRHKKQSGGAGQFGEVHLIVEPYADGMPDPTSFTINGQEFKMNIKSKEEKDLEWGGKLVFINSVVGGAIDMRFMPAILKGIMERMEQGPLTGSYARDVRVIVYDGKMHPVDSNELSFMLAARNAFSAAFREAGPKVLEPIYDLEVYVPSDYMGDVMSDLQGRRAIIMGMDSEAGYQKLSAKIPLKELSSYSIALSSITGGRASFSTKFASYELVPNDIQQQLIKEHEAELKDED
- a CDS encoding YihY/virulence factor BrkB family protein; protein product: MKKLIHFLQVDIWRIPDEELSPVRRVVYEVIKIASLAIRFFTTKRVMNQASALTYSTLLAIVPILAVVFAIARGFGYNKYIEVWFRDAFSSQPQVAEVLISFVNSYLVHTKSGIFLGVGLVFMLYTVMMLVNNIELTFNEIWQVKKKRSIFRTITDYLAMFFLFPILIVVSSGLSLFLATMANSMDGFMLLGSTIRFMIDAAPYFLMSLLFISLYVFMPNTHVKVKNAIVPGLLSGIAMQVVQFVYIHSQMWVTGYNAIYGSFAALPLFMLWVQISWTICLFGAELTYTSQNLDFYDYDAHTDDISHRYQLMISAILMSRICKRFADGKTAPSADDLRIETGIPIRIVNDLLYKLAEAKLVIEVSSDEKGGISTFVPAESLNNLSVGVMIDRLEAQGSWKLDLPLTNLMNAEWSRAIVIRSAYLRQEHDVRLENLY
- the galK gene encoding galactokinase, whose translation is MDIEFVRSRFIKHFDGKTGNVYASPGRINLIGEHTDYNGGFVFPGAVDKGIIAEMRPNGTEDTVMAYAIDLKDRVDFKLNDPAGPTASWARYIYGISLEMKKLGVPVKGFNIAFAGDVPLGAGMSSSAAMESCFACGLNDLFGENKVSQWDMVLAGQATEHNYCGVNCGIMDQFASVFGKAGCLMRLDCRSREFEYFPFKPDGYRLVLLDSVVKHQLAGSPYNDRRNSCENVVKHIQAKHPEGKFETLRDCTWEQLEEVKAEVGEEDYKRAKFVLGEKDRVLAVCDALNEGDYEKVGEMMYKTHEGLSKDYEVSCEELDFLNDIAKECGVTGSRIMGGGFGGCTINLVRNDLYKQFIETAKQKFNAKYGHEPKVYDVVIGDGSRKLC
- a CDS encoding MFS transporter, producing MSQKQTQSYLFPLIIVFIVCFLIGFITTMNNSMIAFLSEAFNLSAQQGQYVNTAFYGAYLLAIPFAMLMSKIGYKGTLLLGLAVAGIGFVINSFGINWAIGAGANVYIVFLLSMCIVAMGVVMLQNVANPYVMVLGKPESGAFRMTLSQALNSVATTVAPIFITTIIIAGQAPTPDAVPGPFLGLGIFTLIICGILVFLKLPKIDEGKQAEEESGEKKEYKSSVFKYAHVWLGALAIFMYMGVEIGVPSMLPYRFSLLYPDMNPAECAALATNYLAFYWGGMMVGRFIGAGILTKFEPRKLLTACLCLGAICIGLSLIFASSMVGIWLMLAAGLFHSVMWPLIFNLGLQELGPHTKAASGVINTGVIGGALLMPVMGAIVDAAGVIVALCAMFVFYAYIIWFCNWGSKIGINVK
- a CDS encoding aldose epimerase family protein; this encodes MANTTENANLCGLKREDFQTTINGKKTDLYILRNRKGYEVAISNYGGAICAIMVPDKNGNVGNVIQGHANIQQLMSGNEPYLSTLIGRWGNRICKGTFILNGKEYQVAINNGPNHLHGGLKGFNAKVWDARQMGPRSLALHRVSSYGEEGYTGELDVTVEFTFTDNNELVLEYLATTNKKTVVNLTHHAFFSLAGTADPTPTIDDLICEINADFYLPTDATAIPTGEILKVEGTPFDFRQPKAIGKEIDADNEQIKFGNGYDHNYVLNKQEEGELSFAARLTEPKSGRTMECWTTEPGMQLYTGNYLEGYKGANGATFPRRSAVCLETQHFPDSPNRPYFPSVVLNPGERYKQKTIYKFGVVE